The Tubulanus polymorphus chromosome 4, tnTubPoly1.2, whole genome shotgun sequence genomic interval ACCTCTATATAGTCAAACCCTTCAGAGCTATAGTGTGGTGATGCAGTACTGTAATTATTTATCGCTGTGGACGAAAACATTTGCGAACGCATTACCTCTTGTGTTTGTCAACGTTAAGCAAACAATCTCTATTAAGAACAAACTCTTGTCCGAtgaataattaaaatcaaatctacgtccgtatatattatatgtacAATGGAGGATAGGGTTGAATGTATTGATGGTGTCTGCATTTACCCAAGTATCCGATACCAAAATTTGTGCGCAGCACCCCAAAGACCATTTAAATAGTCTTATTACACATTAGTTGTGCATGCATGCGTCAAAGCTTTTTCGAAGGAGAATTCGGGAAACTAATGAAGTTCCGCTCAGACATGTAACGAAATTATCGCCAGCCATTCGTCGATGCATACTACATGCAATCGTGACAATCCTGAATGCGTAACACTGTACCACGACATTTCCCGTTCCCCAGCCAGTTCTGTGTGAAAAGATAgctttatttcaatgatttcgtTAATTGAATCCGGTCTGAAAACACCAGTGACGCTAAACTTGTATTTGTAAAGACTATGGGTGGATGATGAGGGATTTAACGTAAACGGGTAGTTGCTCCACTCGTGACGAGAACATATCTAAAAGAATGCCGGTTTGCAGTCATCAGCTTTGTTATATCGAGTTaacattctatatattttaccaTAATCTCCATCAATTTTCACGGTACTTGTTTGACCTAATGAAGCCATGATGTAATCCTTTGATAAATGCGCGTGTTCTTCGCGCtaaattgatatcttagatACCGCTAAATACCATAATACTCGGGTACATCCTTTTATTGCGGATTTTCTGATCTTTTATTAGGTACAACTACCCGAAATGCAGATACGTCAGTTATGTCAGCTATCACGGGCGATTTTCTTGGAACAGCCAAATCTCATCGAATTAGAAGCCCCTGTAAATATCTGTGGGGACATACACGGCCAGTATGAAGACTTATTGCGACATTTCGATAAGTGTGGGTACCCGCCTGAGGCAAACTATCTCTTTCTGGGAGATTACGTGGATAGGTGAGTTATTAACGTCATTCTCAGCAGGAGAATTCACTTTTCGCTCACCAAAATAAGCTATTTGCtaaagtgaaattgaaatcttGATCATAGTCTGCGCATGCATATACGAATACGTATGTAAGTGGATAGACATTATTTCCAGAAGTATATTTGCCATTCTTTACATacataatcaaaatgaattgacGAAAGCATGAAAAATGCCATGAAAACAACCGCCTTCTTCCGATTCGTATATCTCGCATATGAAGCAGGCTTGAATGAAAAGAgaactgataaagaaaaagtcTTCGCATAAAGCTAGTACGATGTTATCAATTCGCTAGGCGATCCCACGAGGTATTCAGCTATAGCGGCAACATAATTAATACTTCATGGTTGTCATACGTAGTAATTAAACTACAGGCATCCTCAGTATGAGTTGTGATATATCCGTGAATCGCATTCATCTATCATTAATTACGACGATATCGATTCGCTTCCGATTATTCATACATATCATCGACTAAAAAAATATCTCATTGATCAGTGTCAATACTATATAGAAATACGTACGTGTATCTTATGTACATACGTCGGTAAATCGTAGAGATGACCTGCGATATACCGTATGTTAGATGGCAGAATCCGAACATATGCTACAGCGATGTTTACATCgtgaaaacaatttgaataatataaACTCCTAAAGAGATAATGTAATCTTGCTAAAGTTATACAATATCTTCCAaagataaaacattgaaaaaacgGGTATTTTGAACGGATTCATTCCTGGTAATATATctactaaaatgaaattgttgctGTTCATTTTTCTTTCCAGAGGTAAACGTTCGCTGGAAACGATATGTCTAGTTCTAGCGTACAAGATTAAGTATCCAAATAATTTCTTTCTGTTGAGAGGAAACCATGAATGTGCCAGTATCAACAGGTACGTAAATTATTGCCCGTTGCACTAAAAAACCGCTTGATCGATTTATTACTCGAGTTTGGGAGCAGACGTTATTATGTATAATTAATTGATTACGATATTTTTCTGTGTTCATTTGTTCTTCTGGTTTTCGAGTCAGGATGCGatgtgaaaatatataaaataggTTCTGTACCCTTCATAAACATGAATCTGTAAACGATATAATGATCCATGTTTTATATCACAATGGGGGTATATTATGAGATGATACAGAGTCCTGTCACAGCCAGCGGCAGAAGCGATTGCTCCGTTGCCCTATTGGTTTAAAGCCGCTTCGTCAGTTCTGGTATTGACATTGCAGATGATAATTATCCGCCTGAGAGTCGATGGTGTATACGTATGAAATTTGAGTGGCAAAGGAAACGTATATTACTATTTCTGAGGTATCATTATGATTTCCGGCAAATGAGCGACAACCACTTCAGATATACATACACATATGACGTCATCGGAAATTAGAGCACGGAGTTAAACCATGGACACTGCGACAAGATTAGTGTTACAGTTATATGCtcttttttatcatttatgTACAGGTGACATTGCCATTTTTGACTTTGCGACCAACTTCCGCCAATTGCATTATATAAAACGGTGACAGATCTATGAAATTACCCATAATCAACTTCTTTCATTTCCTTGacacttttctttttcttcctgGTGGTAATTAAGAAATGAATTGTGGAAATGAAGCTTCGTACTGTTTATAACTGATATTCACATCGATTCACTCTTCTTTCAAGccacagtgtgttgaacaactGCATTTAAATGATAAACTGTAGTTTTGAGCTCAAGGAGAAACATGAACGTTTTCTTGGCCGCCGGTCGATTAAGAATGTGTACTCGAGTTGACAAATGAACCCACAATTGATGatatgtaaattattgttctaaagttcatcatcatcattgacGGATCTTTAGAAGGCTTTTGATCCGTTTCGATGTCTCACTTAGTGTTGCCGTACGGCAGTATCCCAGCTTTCGCGTTTGGAAATTGGCATTTAATCTTAGTAATATTCGCATTGAAGAACAAAATATCGTTGTTCTAAGATACTTGATTAAATTTATCACAGTATTTGTGTGAATCAACGTAAGATAATTTTTCCAAACACTCATGATTTGCAGGCACATTTTCGAAAATGAATCTATGATCGATAGGTTTATTTGTCAAtatgaatgtgtttttttttcataagaCGCCTTATAGTGCAACTCTGTGCAGTTCCCGTCTGCTGGGTGAAAGCTCTCCTCGtgaataaatctattcaaCGTGCAACGAAATAAGTATAGATTCTGTTCTTATTCTGTCAGATATTCGCACGGATAATTATGGGAATTAGCGCATAATTTGATATAGTTGCGAATTCTTACGGTGTGACACGTTGTATAGCGTTTGATGACATGCTAACGTCGTCGTAGTCTAGGAGTCTTGTTTCACTGAAATATCAACTCGTATCATCGTGTAATCCGACGACTGTTACGGCGTAATCTAGATTACAAGCAACTAACTTCGATGGGAAAATCAACTATCCATGCACCATACATCGTCACATCATATCCCGCGGTAATATGAAGAATAATGATTTGTTAGACTTCAAGTCGGAGACAGTATACATACACGTCCCTGTGAGGGGTGTTCGTGGGTAGCGAATTAAGTCATAATTTCCATTGGAAGGATGTCTATTATTAGCATGCTCGGATACAAGATACAGAAATTCTAAGCCCCGTCCCTCTCGGGATAAGCCGTGATCGGCGAAGTTTTGATGAATTCCCactttttcaattcatttcgtCTAATAATACTGAATTATGTGGGAAACTTGCCATGTGGTCGTGACAACTAAACACAGATGCAATGTAATTTTTCGATCAATTTCGATCGATGTAGCAACTTACAATGCGGAAAGTGTTGCAGCTATTGCAGACGATAGCTCCTCGGTCAAGGGTCTACATTTGattaattcaatgaatatcTTCATTAGGCTTACTGAATACAGTCTGATTTACAGTTTGCGTCGGGTTCAAGTCTGTGTGGAAAGTGTTTAGTAATTCATGTACACACGCCACGCAATTGAAATACTAGAAATCTAGAAAATTATTGCGTTTAAAGCCGTCGATTGAATCGAGTGTTTCCATGAAAGGGAAAGAAGTATCCACGCAGAGTGACTACAACGCAAAACCAAATCGGGGGAGGGGTTCACCAAGAACTTTAGTGTCTAATGTACCACGGTGGGTACACAAAATCGTAGAGCAACGTAGATCACTGCggagacaaccactgccaggGCTGGGTGAAGAGAGGGGTAACTCGAGTGATAATGGTAATCAAAACGAAGAATATtgtctaaaatgaaataatcaaaagaGCTCGGGAAACTCGTCCTCCTCGTGGATCAACCCCTATAACAATAACGAGTTTGCGATATCTATATTTACAGAATCTACGGATTTTATGACGAGTGCAAAAGACGATATAACATTAAACTGTGGAAAACATTCACAGATTGTTTCAACTGTTTACCAATAGGTGAGTTATTGACGTCATTCaatctaatatgaaaaaaacttcttttGTTCTCGGCAATAAATGGATATCTAGTGCTATCATCAGCCTGTAGAtgtgatgaaaatataattcatttgattATCCAATCTGCCACGATGATGTACCTAACTATCGTCAGCTCTCACTAGATTTATCTACTTTCTAATATCGATAACATTCATGTGTCATATTCAATAAGTCATATTCAATAAGTAAAATCCAATGTAAGTTATTTGATGCTTTGAGTTTATTCTACTTCTCGCTCTCTCGTTCTCGCTCCGTCTCTCAATATTTCGTCGCACTTCTGCCAGTTGTGCGCGGTATGAAATTAACCCATAAACACGCAATCAAAGTCTTATCGGCTGTGATTGTTTGGAATCTCTCCTGCTCGATCAAATAGGTTTGAACTGAGATCGTAAATTTCGCCGTCTCACTAATCGCCTATCGCCGTCAAAGTCCCATCGAAGTCCGAATTATTTCtttctgaattgaattttcgctTCGATCGTCCTTCTGGAGCATTTTTTTCGGATGAAAACTGTATACGTGAAGAACTCCTACTGCGGAAGCTATTTTCACCTTATTAACATTATCCGCATTATGCATACGACAACTTTGCGTCACCACTAGTTGTGGTGACACTCTGTGGCGCTGTAGGGTATGtgtgatattttgattgaGTTACTTACACTTAACCTCATTCTATTGTTTCAGCTGCATTGATCGAGGGAACGATATTCTGCATGCACGGAGGCCTTTCACCGGAGCTTAATGACTTAGATCAGGTGAGAGGGACGCGAGTCCTTACAAAGCTCGGAATAATCTGAAATGTCACGTCGAGGAAATATGAACTTCATGTAATAATCCTATTGCTTCTCAAAACGGAGAAGGGAAATGATTAAGAACTTAAGCCGCAATCACACGAGAGTTTTAAACCCGGGCtaattttggcccgtgccAGATTAGGCCAAACTTAAGCCGCAATCACACGAGAGTTTTAGGCTCGGGCTTATTGGCCCGTGCCAGATTAGGCCCAAGCTAACCGTTCACACTGGTGCAAAATTGGTCGATGCTTGACACCGGCCAAATTTGGTTCTGGAAACGACCCATCTCGCGTTACCACAGAGTCGTAGCatcgagtgagtgatttaCACGTGACCGCTTTATCGTCACCGTGTGATCACGTTCATCCCGGAAGTATTCAAATGGCCTAGGCCAATCcttctctgaaaaaaaatgatcatAGCATGTTTGATTGTAATATGGTTTTCATATCATGTTATCTGAGATACCATCTTCGCCAGGATTTTGCCCTACATCAACTGTCGGTCTATAGAAAATGTAAATCTCAGAATATCATTGACGGGAAGTAGAGATTGCCACGAACGCCGTTGATTACTGTTTGTACTTTCCTCTGGGTTTGAGAGCTATGCAAACTTCCCCTTGACGCTTAT includes:
- the LOC141903131 gene encoding uncharacterized protein LOC141903131, coding for MSRKVEFDVNAVIEQLLSVRDNPGKQVQLPEMQIRQLCQLSRAIFLEQPNLIELEAPVNICGDIHGQYEDLLRHFDKCGYPPEANYLFLGDYVDRGKRSLETICLVLAYKIKYPNNFFLLRGNHECASINRIYGFYDECKRRYNIKLWKTFTDCFNCLPIAALIEGTIFCMHGGLSPELNDLDQLREIERPMDVPDNGLVCDLLWSDPDEDITGWGENDRGVSYTFGGDVVRHFLKKQDCSLIVRAHQVVEDGYQFFQKRKLVTLFSAPNYCGEFDNAAAVMIVSEDLTCSFKILPPEKGKIISLDSKNSKK